The genomic DNA ATTCATGGCGACCGTGTTGGCATCACCGAACAGAATCGGATCTGCTTTCACCGTGATGTTGGAGTCTACGAGTCGGAGACCGCAGTTGTTTTCGATGGAAATCAAGGCACGCGCGAATTGATGGGTCCAGAAAAACAGCGGCCACGCGTGGCTGAACCAAGACGGCCGAGCTGACCCTCGGCAATCAAGCAGCCGACCAAGTTCGTCCCGCCACGGCGGCCAATGAGCGGGCGCAGGCCTAGCTGATGATCTAAGTCGTCAGGAACCGCCATCATCGATCCTCTCTGTTGGCAGGCTCGTTTTGGCGGACGTCAGCACTGCCGCCCCTTACCCAGTTGTCAACTTCAGAGAGCTTGAATTTCCAGAGGCGACCAATCCGATGCGACGGCAGGCTCCGAGTCTCGATCCACCGGTAGACCGAATCCTTGGCAACGCCCAAGTGCTTTGCCACAACCTCAACGGAGCTCCAAGGTTCGGTGGTGTGGACCGGAAGGTTCATAGGATCGAGACCCAAGGTCGCCTTGGGGGGTAAGACAAGGCGATTTTTGCCGACGGAACCGGATCAAAGTCGAGAAGAATGTTCACCAATCGAGTTAAGCGTAGTCGCCGAAAGCGGTTCCGGATCGAGACTCTGGGGTGACCACGATTGCGAGCTTCGCGGTTTGGTACCATCCGACCGGTGTTCTTTCCTGGTGGTCCTCAAACGCCGGAAACGTAACCTCGGCGGCGTGAATGCCGGCACGGTGGCCGACGCTGCTTCTCCGGCCGTAGACCGCGCCAGGTAGAATTGATCCGGGTGGCTACTCATCGGTCTCGGGGTGGGGCTATCACGACCCACAGCGGACAGAATAGCTTGTTCACAACACACCACGACGAGACCATGCTCTCGTCGAGTCGATG from Verrucomicrobiia bacterium includes the following:
- a CDS encoding excisionase family DNA-binding protein; the encoded protein is MNLPVHTTEPWSSVEVVAKHLGVAKDSVYRWIETRSLPSHRIGRLWKFKLSEVDNWVRGGSADVRQNEPANREDR